A genome region from Nycticebus coucang isolate mNycCou1 chromosome 4, mNycCou1.pri, whole genome shotgun sequence includes the following:
- the LOC128583559 gene encoding heterogeneous nuclear ribonucleoproteins C1/C2-like, which translates to MASNVTNKTDPRSMNSRVFIGNLNTLVVKKSDVEAIFSKYGKIVGCSVHKGFAFVQYVNERNARAAVAGEDGRMIAGQVLDINLAAEPKVNRGKAGVKRSAAEMYGSSFDLDYDFQRDYYDRMYSYPARVPPPPPIARAVVPSKRQRVSGNTSRRGKSGFNSKSGQRGSSSKSGKLKGDDLQAIKKELTQIKQKVDSLLENLEKIEKEQSKQAAVELKNDKSEEEQSSSSLKKDETNVKMESEGGADDSAEEGDLLDDDDNEDRGEDQVKTMGKLELIKDDEKEPEEGEDDRDSANGEDDS; encoded by the coding sequence ATGGCTAGCAATGTTACCAACAAGACAGACCCTCGCTCCATGAACTCCCGTGTATTCATTGGGAATCTCAACACTCTTGTGGTGAAGAAGTCTGATGTGGAAGCAATTTTCTCGAAGTATGGCAAAATTGTGGGCTGCTCTGTTCACAAGGGCTTTGCCTTTGTTCAGTATGTTAATGAGAGAAATGCCCGGGCTGCTGTAGCAGGAGAGGATGGCAGAATGATTGCTGGCCAAGTTTTAGATATTAATCTGGCTGCAGAGCCAAAAGTGAATCGAGGAAAAGCAGGTGTGAAACGATCTGCAGCGGAGATGTACGGCTCCTCTTTTGACTTGGACTATGACTTTCAACGGGATTATTATGACAGGATGTACAGTTACCCAGCCcgtgttcctcctcctcctcctattgCTCGGGCTGTGGTGCCCTCAAAACGCCAGCGTGTATCAGGAAACACCTCACGAAGGGGGAAAAGTGGCTTCAATTCTAAGAGTGGACAGCGAGGTTCTTCTTCCAAGTCTGGAAAGTTGAAAGGAGATGACCTTCAGGCCATTAAGAAGGAGTTGACccagataaaacaaaaagtggATTCTTTACTGGAAAAcctggaaaaaattgaaaaggagcaGAGCAAACAAGCAGCAGTAGAGCTGAAGAATGATAAATCAgaagaggagcagagcagcagctccCTGAAGAAAGATGAGACTAATGTGAAGATGGAGTCTGAGGGGGGTGCTGATGACTCTGCTGAGGAGGGTGACCTCctagatgatgatgataatgaagaTAGGGGAGAAGACCAGGTGAAAACCATGGGAAAGCTGGAGCTGATCAAGGATGATGAAAAAGAGCCTGAGGAAGGAGAGGATGACAGAGACAGCGCCAATGGCGAGGATGACTCTTAA